CCTCTAATTTcaacatattatatttaaaagctGCTGCCCAGTTAAAgttctacattttgttttatttctttattattttacttgtcaggtttttttgtttgtttttttgcttgttttgttttgttttgagacagaatcttgctctgtcacccagactggagtgcagtgccacgatctcagctcactgcaacctctgcctccccagttcaagcaattctcctgtctcagcctcctgagtagctgggactacaggcacccaccaccgtgccagctaatttttgtatttttagtagagacagggtttcagcatcttggccaggctggtcttgaactcttgacctcgtgatccccccaccttggcctcccaaagtgctgggattacaggtgtgagccaccacgtccagccttttttttttttttaattgagatggagtttcactcttgttttccaggctgcagtgcaatggcatgatcttggctcaccacaacctccgcctcctaggttcaagtgattctcctgcctcagcctcctgagtagctgggattacagttgcacgccaccatgtccagctaatttttttgtatttttagtagagatggggtttcaccatgctggtcaggctagtctccaactcctgaccacaggtgatccacctacctcagcctcccaaagtgctggggttacaggtgtaagccaccctGTATTGAAGCACCCAACCCAGTGATTTCATTTTAAACTTATCTTTTGTACAAAAAAAGTGTACAGACTGTCACTTACAATCTGTCATTGTAAGTGACAGATGCCTCCTAAAGCGACATAACATGGAGAAGGCTTAGCTTGATGTTTATTTTCAGTGTGGCTTATAAATGACTGCAATGATGCGTCCATGTCCACACATGTGTtcatgtgtgccaggcactgtgccaggtacTTTGCTAACAGTGTTGAGTCCTCACAGGGTGGGCCTGTGACCTCATTTCACACGGAAGGAAAATGAAGCGTAGTGGGGCAAAGGGAGCAGGTTCATAGAGTGGCACCCAGGCGCGAGGTGCTTGAGCAGCTTTGTGGTTTCATCATTTTAGTGGACGAGGGAGATTGTCTTGCTCACCACCGCCTTGCAGGAGCTAGTGACTGGAACCAGGCAGGTGCCCAGTAGATGGTCACTAAGTGGATGAATGTACAGTACAGAGAAAAAACACAGAGGCTGCCTTTCTCGATCTTCAAATGGAAAGCTCATTTCTTCTGTTGGGAATGTGCTACCTTTTAGCAAGCGGAGGGTAAACGAATAATTAATGCAGTGAATAAAATCATGACATTTTCCCCACGCAGAGAGGTTTCCTCTCCTTGGGTGCCCTTCCTCCAAGGCTTGCACTATTTATATTTGAAGAGTGACCTGGAAAGTGTTACACAACAGCAGTGATAATGGAAAAAACACCTAAGTCGCTGCTTTAAAAGGCggttctgggccgggcgtggtggctcatgcctgtaatcccagcactttgggagaccgaggcaggcggatcacgaggtcaggagattgagaccatcctgactaacacaatgaaaccccgtctctactaaaaatacaaaaaattagccgggcatggtggcggcacctgtagccccagctactcgggaggctgaggcaggagaatggcatgaacctgggaggtggagcttgcagtgagctgagattgcgccactgcactccagcctgggcaacagagagagtctccgactcaaaaaaaaaaaaaaaaaaggcacttctTTTTACTGAGTGGATTTGTGCTGTTGCTCTGGACCTTCTGGTTGCTGGACGGGAATGTGTTGTAGACACACCACCACCAGAGGATCCCGTTCTTCCCCCAGAGGTTGAATGGGAAGTACAGTCTGGAACTATCCATAGCTGCTGCTTTCCAGTTTGAATTTTGTATTTGGAGAAAAGTGTGGATTTGCTCAGTGATGTGTTTTTCATGCACAATTTCTGTCAATTCTAGTGGGAGCTGGAAGTCTCTGGGGGTGTCACAAAGATCCAAGACATTGGCCTTACCTGACTAGTGGATCTTTCTAAGACCAAATCAAATCTCTATGAATTTAAACCTCAAGATAAAGTGAAGACCTTAGGAAACACATGATTTCCTCTAACAATTAGTCTGGCCCATCAAGCAGAATTGAGAGAAATACACACAGCCAGTGTATCCTTTAGCAAGACTCTTTTAATGACTTAAAAAGAACTTCTACCTTTTACAAATAATTGTGTTCAGAGACAGACTTTCAATCTAAAGAAAAGAGCAAGGACCTAGTACTCGTGGCAGAATGTAGAAACAGAAGCCTCCAGAGTGATCCCTGCAGATTCTAACGTGGCCCACCTTGTCCTCATATTCGGCCTGATCCTAAAGCTCTTACAACTAAGCCAATACCTGCTTGGATTCTTCCTGACAACTGGCAAAGATGTCACATTCCACTTCTTAACTCACCACCTCTTAACCACAAATTGGCCCCAGGGGctttcaaaagggaaaaaaaaaattgtacaagtTTGAGACTGTTTGTGTACTCATGACTCATAAAACCAACTCTGAGATCTCTGGAACTCTTAGCTGGCCCTGGGGCATGCGAGCCGCCTGTGCATCCCTTTGTCCGCCTGGAGGCCGGTGAAGACCTTCAGTGGAAGGAAGAGTGCGTCAGATCAGACATGTCCATTTCATCAGGACCCAGGCCAGAGTGTGCCAGCTAAAAAATTTATCCAAGGATTCCaattatgcttaaaaaaaaaaaaaatccgaccagaagaagtaaaaaaaaaaatgtttatatgttaAGTAAGAAATGTTAACAGAGTAGCTCTAATTTGCTAATATAAAATAGCTCTGCCTCTATTCAAAACAgttgattttaaaagtaagtatATAGTCGCtctacttattattattttagatggctTTAAAAAGCATATGCGTCCCTATCTCTTTGGCAAGCACCCAGCGGTGAGGCACGCCCTGCACCCGCCGCAGCCGGCCTGGGAGGCTCCTCCGTGCACTTCTCCAAACCCTCCGTGCGGGCCGCACACAGGTGGTCGTCCCGGGTCGTCTCCCATAAGCTTCCAGCCACCCTGCTTGCCTGTGGCTAAGAGCAGCCAGAGATGCCCGCGTCAGACGAGTCTCCGTGCAAAGGCGGCGCCGATGCTCGCGCTTGGTTGCTCGGTGCGCGCTCTTCAGAGGTCGCCGACCGAGCCCTCCAGaccgctccagcctgggcgcctgGGGACGCGGGCCGGGAGACCTCCCGGGGCAGGACCGGCCTCACGGGCCAGCGGGCGCGTCGTTGGGGCCCAGCAGGAGCTTGGCGCCCGGTTTGTCGATGCTGGAGTTGATGCTGTCTGCGTCCTTCTCCGGCTCGGGGACGCAGGTGCAGCCCACGGGGATGGTGACGTAGGCCTCGGTGTAGACGGACCGGCCGCCGGCGCAGGCGGGGGTGCGGCGCAGCACCACGGTGGGCATGTAGACCGGGGCGCTGCGGAAGCGCACGTCCTCCTCGCCGAACAGCCCGGTCAGGCAGCCCCGGCACAGGCAGTAGGCTTCGGGCAGGTACCTGGGGTACCTCGCCGGGTCGTAGGAGATTCTGCAGGGAGAGAGCACGGGTGAGGTCACGCCTGGGGGCAGCCCCGCGCCGCGCACGGAGATCCCTGGTTGGAGGCACCGGGGAGGGCCTCGGGACGGTCCTGCCCTCGGCCTGCGGGCGCGTGCGTGCGAGGCCGGCCGACAACGGATCTGCCCAGCGCTTCCTTACATTTGAAATGACGGCGCATCTAACCGGCCCTGAGCCAGGCCGGAAAACTGCTTCCAGAGACTGGGCTAATGTGcgcagaaaaataaaacccaggcGGCCTGCACGGGCCCACAGGTGCCACCAGAACAGAATGAGGCGCCCTGTCTGCCCAGGGCCCCGGAGCCGCTGCCTCCCGCCGGCTCTGCAGACCCCGAGGGGCGCGTCCACCTGGGGCCTCGGCTGGGGGCAGGTAGGGCGGGTTTCAAGGACAGGCTTGGGGCAGGCCTAGAAAaagaggggttgggggaggacaGTGCTGACTGGCCGGGAGCCAGAGGCCTGCAGGGCTCTCACGGGAGTGAAGGACAAGCGCTTTCTCCATCAGGGAGATTTGGTGCCGAGTGCCAGCTCTCAGTGGTCTATGAAGGTCGGGGACTCAGGAAGGCATAGGATTCTCTTCTTCCGTTTGTGTCTGAGGGACTAGAGCACGCCTGGGAGGTGACGAGTCTGGGAGTGGTGTGCTCTCGTCACTGGAAGTGGATCCAGTGCCACCTTCGTGCCAGGACCTAAGGAGGGAGTCTGCGGCGGGGGAAAGGGGAGTGGACTGGTGTAGGAAGAGCCCAAGGCCACCCGCCAGGCTGCCATCAGAGGAAGTCGGTGACACAGgactgcacccagccacctctTGTGCTTGTGGAACCCCAGAGGGACATTCCCAAGCACTAGGCCACTGTTTGAATGTGGGGGATGAGGTCGGACAGAAAGTCAGCAATGAGTCCAAGGCTTCCAGTCAGGGTGACCAGAGGATGGGGCAGCACAAGGATCAGGAGCTTGGCCAGGTGGCCTTGCTGGCAGTGGAGCCCCAGAGGTGGGAGCCCAGGTGAAAGCATTGGAGAGGGCAGTGGGGACCGCCTGCAAAATGCACAAGTTGTCTCTgaagcaaaaacacaaaacacaatcTGACTTCATTTATTCATGCTTCCCTCCAACATACACCCAAATAGTTGCAGAATGTTTTTCACAGGtctcataccactgcactccagcctgggtcagagtgagacctgtcacccaggctggagtgcagtggcataatcatggctcactgcagccttgacctccccggctcaagtgatcctcccacctcagcctcccaagtagctgcgactacaggcccacaccaccatgtccagctaattttttttttctagtttttgtagagagggagcctcactgtgttccccaggctggaagaAATTCTTTTTCAGCTTCTCATGGCTGCTGTTTCTTCAGTTCTGTAGCTGGAGGCCTCTAAGGCACAACAGCGTGACCCACACCAGGATGGATGAAGCCATCCTCTCCCTCTGGCATCCCACATTCCAGGCACCTC
This is a stretch of genomic DNA from Theropithecus gelada isolate Dixy chromosome 17, Tgel_1.0, whole genome shotgun sequence. It encodes these proteins:
- the IL17D gene encoding interleukin-17D; protein product: MLVAGFLLALPPGWAAGAPRAGRRPARPRGCADRPEELLEQLYGRLAAGVLSAFHHTLQLGPREQARNASCPAGGRPADRRFRPPTNLRSVSPWAYRISYDPARYPRYLPEAYCLCRGCLTGLFGEEDVRFRSAPVYMPTVVLRRTPACAGGRSVYTEAYVTIPVGCTCVPEPEKDADSINSSIDKPGAKLLLGPNDAPAGP